tttataacaactttttaattttaattatatgatatatttaagatcacaaaattaaacgtattttgatgtattctaatttctatatacataaattttaaatattttgaatcaagctaaaattaaataaattaattaaaacaaagaaagTAATAACTcactctattttaatttatttgattttttttagttcgtttaaagaaagaatgataatttttcttttttcttttttcttttttctttttagcattttttacttaaaatatttaagacaataaaattaatgaaCATTCCGATATATTTGATATATGTttagtttaaaattataaaatacattaattttttttatttttttaattatttgtcaaattaaaataaaatggagggagtattttttttttttctgaggGTTGTCATTTGTCATGCTTCCTTGCTAAAACGGGGAGCAGCATGAAGCAGCCAGAATTTGTCATGCCTGTTTGCTAAATCAGGCTATTTTCGGTATTCAATGATTACAGTGTTAGGATGTAATTTATATACATCTCGTagtgttataaattaattatattatctgtttattttttaaaattataaaaatttatgaatttcataTGTATCACTGGATTTTCCAATACATTTCACCAGATAtccaaatacatagagaagaaatatatcCGGAAAGGGAGGGTTAGGTCATTCGGATACATAGGCGATCGATGTATCTAAAAGGGGAGGATTgcatacaaaagaaaaaagaataaggGTGTATCGGTAAGGGGTGAATAATGTATTCGAAAGGGCATTTTTTAAGgaaaaactatataaaatagACTCAATGGTGAaactatttattcaaattagaCCAAATTCACACTATTTATCCTTAATGGACTCATGGCCTAATATATTTACCTTTTTGCCCCCACTTTTTCATTTCTTATTTCGCAGCATGAAGTTAACATCACTGCTATGAATTAATCCTCTGTAATATTTCATCGGTATATTAACACTATATCAATATCAATTCTGTAATATTCCATCAGTATATTGAATAGGATTGGACTctattttaagaaataaaaatgaaacaattaagaaatcattaaaatcgcaatcttatttattaaactctaaattagtaggAAATATATTTCTTATGATACTTCGTTGGTATATTGATACTACATTGATACCTATTAATATTATATAGGATGGACGCTAACGTCAGAATATTGTCAATGtgctaattttaaaataaatttatgctattttagagattatgataaaataaaatatacatataaataattttttttatatttattattatttaaaatatgtgtCAAATCAATGTTGGACGGGTAAAATTGAGGAGGAAGACCGTACTAAACTATTAATCAGGTAAAAGTGCTGTGAGTTGAAAATGGAAAGAGTGATCGCACCAGAGAGAGAGTCTTCTAATGgagaagagagaagacttgAAGTCAATACTTCCATTTTTGCCCCTTTCACTCCGATCATCTTCACTTTTTTGGCCACCGCCGGTAGCTGAAGCACTTAACGATCTCTCGAAAGGCCCTAATCACAGCAAAATTGACTCCGGCGAAGTCTTCTTCATCGCCATTTCCGCTATTCGAAAATCTCTCTCCCTTCCCACTTTTTCGATTGATACTTCTGCTTCTCACGGTTTTGCCCTGTTCTTCGATGATGTAAACTTCTTTTTCCCCTAATTCTCTGTTCATTaacatataaattttaaaatcataacactaatttcatttttttttgtctaaAGTATAGAAGTATTTTGCGTTTcgataattaatttgaaaaatacttttgaTAATCAATAATTTGTGATTGAAAGATGTTCGTAGCTTCTGAAAAACAGTTTCTGCTACTTCCTGTGTTTATATTTGTTTGTACATAATTATGTgacattcaaaaaatattttctttttatcgtattttttttcaaatactaGCTGACTTAAGTACTCTTTGTTTGATTTTGAATTGATACgaaatttaaaaaagtaaatagatgtttgaatcttgtggtcttaaaatTCCAAAATGTTATTTAATCTTGTGATATTAACTATGTCACatggaaaattaaaattaaaaaattgtatttAATCTTGTGATATTAACTATGTCACatggaaaattaaaattaaaaaattgtctAAAGCAAACATAGGGAGAAggagtattattatttttctaaaatcttGGCCAAACACCTCAATTCTCTAAAATaaacacttttaaaaaaaaagaaaatacacacTTTTGACTTCCCAAAAACTTGGTTGAACAAGCTACTTGTCTATTATGAAAAAAGGTTTGAACTGATTCAATTGTCTTCGAAATGCTGGATTGTTTGTGCAGTTGCTTCCTAGGGCTGAAGCTGCAAAATGGTTCAAAGAAGTGGTGCCACAGTTGGCAAACTTGCTTTTGAGATTGCCTTTATTGCTAGAAACTCATTATGAGAATGCTGATGATCATGGAGTTTTGAAAGGAGTTAAAACCGGTCTTCGTTTGTTGGAATCACAAAAGCCTGGCATTGCCTTCCTTAGTCAGGTAGTAGTTTAGAATTTTTGTTTGTAAAAACACCCCTTTACTTTACTTTCCTTCGGTTGATTTACTACTCTAGTCGTCCCGTGAAAAATGGAAGGTTCAGATTAGGAGAAGCACTTCAACTATTAGAATGCACATCTAGACACCTCAATTCGTCCGCACCATGTTGTGATTGCACATACATTTTGGAGGTGTCTAGatgatcattttgtaagttGAAGTGTTCAATTGATACAGTGGGGACGAGTTAAGATGTCTAGATGTAAGATGTGCAATTGTGCATACTTAAAATTGAAGTGTTTAGTTGTTAGTTGAGGCCAAGTTAAAATGTATCTATGTATTATGACTTTTATATTCAGAAACTATGTACATATGCCTGGATCCTATGACTACGTCCATGTCCTTTACTTAATGCGTTAGCTGTGGTTGTGGCCAAGAAGCAGGCAGGAAAGGAGCTATCCTAATTAGCTTAGTTTAAGTGATAAGGAATTGAATCCCATTTCTAGATTTCATCCTGTACCGAATACACACATACGAGTTCATGTAACAGCCTGAGATTCATATGGGTTACTCCACTGCTCCACAATAAATTGGTTCCATACTTCTTTTACTCCTACTGATTTCTGCAGCAGAATTATTCAATGTTGTAACAAGTATGTGTAGCATcaattttcatgattttcaatctttttctgCAGGAATTAATCGGTGCTCTACTTGCATGTGCGTTGTTTTGTCTATTTCCTACCAGTAATAGAGGTGCCAAATATCTTCCAATGGTCAACTTTGATCACTTATTTGCGTATGTTTCATCAACTgtctgttattattattgcatCTATGCTTGTATTTCTTTTCCTGTCTCATATATCTTCAGTGTCAGGTGTGTTCTAACGGATTAAAGGAATTCTTTCTTGTAGTGTGTAATGAAAAGTTGTAGGTGCTGTGCCCACAATTAATTATCACGAAGTCCTTCATTTTGTTGTTCTTTACGAATTGTTTCTTGTTTGAAATTCGATTTCCTCTGATGTTAATGTCTTATATCTTGTAGACTACAGTTTTGGCGGAAACAATCTACTGTCAGTTTCCAAATTTCTCAATATGAGTTGTTGTAATCTGAAAATTGACATCATTTTCCCAtataaggatacagtttagactTTAGATATATAGTTTTGTTAGGTTGATAATTAGATTGTAAtgtcatgacccgccacttgatcatgaagacgggggaaagatctagagtcttggagaggttaatagaaggctctagaatgtccaagagaattctagaagaaggtagaggaatctagagtcttggagaagttaatagaaggctctagaatgttcaagagaaatcttgaagaaggtagaaaaacctagagtcttggagaggttagtggaagactctagattcttgtagagaagtcttgaaagacttggaattctctagagtgtaaagagagttctagagtagggacttctttgtaaatatgggaggacttgtatagtaatttttatttacacttaagccccttaggagtagtataaatagaaggggCCATTCATTTGTAAACCATCCAGAaatcaagcaatcaagcatttttcccaaagcaatacaaaagccttcttcataaaagctctcttgtctttcttgcaATCTAGCaatcccttagcgatctagtcttataggcttacttgagcttacaagatcgtgaaagattcgtgagtaagttgtcaagtgccgcacggaagtcttagtggaagtctaagtccgtgacagtAAGTACTTAATTGTTATGTACGACTGTTAACCAGAATGAGttacatagagttgaagaaTAAGAACAGATCAATTATTTTGTACTCTTTCTTAGTTGCACTATGGTCTTTAAATATCTCAGACTGTCTAAATCGAATCAACGGAGTTCATGTGCTGACATACATGTTTTAAAGGTGTCTACATGATCATTATGAAGAAGCATTCGAAAATAAATTGAAGTGCATTGTTCACTATTTTGGGAGGATATGTTCATCTATGCCAGTGGGCTATGTGTCTTTCGAGCGAAAAGTTCTTTCTTTGGAATATAGTCCATCTTGTATATCCTATCCAAAGGAAAAATTATGGAGTCAGTCCAATATTTCCCTTTGCCATTTTGAGGTAAGAAGTGACATTGTATTCTCCATCCAGTTATCacaagtcttttttttttctgcaCGCATGATATCTTTCTGGTTCTTTTTAGATTTCCATTTCAGGCTTAATTGAAGATCAATCACGTGAAGCTATTGAAGTTGATTTCGCTAACATGTATTTAGGAGGTGGTGCTCTCGTTAGGGGCTGTGTGCAGGTTCTTTTCTGgacacttttttttttccaaaagtaATTCATCAAGAGTTGCTTTTGTCCTTCATTTGTCACAATGCACCACACTTTTGCCTTTGAAGTTggagaaaagttgagattttcgTCTCATTCTTAAAGTGAATGCACTGATATATTGTCTGTTGATCTTCAACATTCAGAAtgccatcatcattatcattttgTCTGTTGCTTACAACCAAAAAATTGTCTTTTGTAGTGACAGGTAAAATGATCAAgacaaatttatgttttgttAGCACTTGCACCTTTGCGTTTTTACGAAGGTGTTTGTAGTTCGTTTTGGCTCGGATTTTACTTGCAGAGGAACTAAACTAGCTAAGTTGGTTTAATTAGATATATTAATCAAACCACAGATTGTACCAATTTATTGGTTTCATTTCTTTGTCAGTTCAGTCTCTCTTTTAAATACCAAGCAAAATCAAATATAGTTGGGTTTTTTTCACTGCAAATTTGTTGTTCATTAGAAGTGTTTAAGTTTGGtgcttttttcaatttttttttgtcttatttTCCAAGATAGCACCCTTAGTTTGATCGTTGGAGTGTATATGTTCAAAGAGAATATCTAATACATAGTTTTCTTTTCAGGAAGAAATTCGATTTATGATCAATCCAGAGTTAATCGCTGGCATGCTTTTCATGCCGTGCATGGCAGACAATGAAGCGATAGAAATTGTTGGTATGGAAAGGTTTTCAAGTTATACTGGGTGAGTTTAGGTAGAGAATCAATTGCGTACTTTCAACACATCACCAAGTAAGTCAGAACAAATAACGCTGGCTAATTTGTTGAAGCTGTAATTTCATGGAAATCTTTTTCTGACATTTTGGGCCTTTAACTGTAATTCTGCTTATTTCACGTCTTTCAACGGGTGTAGATATGCATCTTCATTCCGTTTTAATGGCGACTATGTCGACAAAAAGGATATTGACGTTCTTCAAAGGCGTAAGACTAGGATAGTTGCAATAGATGCACTGTGCCACCCGGGAAAGAGCCAGTACAGACTTGAAGGCCTTCTCAGGTACACAAATTTCCACTCTTTCAGAAtgcttattttaaatataattcttTCATGAAGTCTGTTGAGTCCTTAAATAGATGATACTGAACCCTGTAAGTATTGGATTATCCTTTAGGTACAATTGGGTTCTGTTTTATCTGTTAATAAATTTGTTAAGAGGTTTGGCATGATCAAATGAACAAATTCCTTTCAGATAATTTCCTAGTTCTTAATGCCTCCCCCTTAAGTTGGAGTGTAATGTTGTATACTTCTCATTTGCTGCAAATATACTCAATTCTGGAGCTACAGAGCGACCTTGTAAGAATATCTGCAAACTGATTAATTGACAAAACTTGTCGCATTGCAACTTGACTCAACCTTTTTGTAAAATGAAATGACAATCTACTTCAATATGTTTCATTCTCAATGTTGAACCGTGACCACCTGATCTAGAAGTAAGCTATTAAAGAGAGTACAATTTTATTTACTTCATTATATTTTCAATACGTCCCGTCAAGTGCgggaatgattattttcatggtCAAGCACGTGAAACTTCTTTTAATAATTGGTGGCGGTGAGTTGAATTCGGAACCTCAGCCCGTACTGATACCAAGtgattaaaaaaagtaaagtaGATATTTTAGTCATACAACCCTTTAAAGGTACAATCTTGTCTCTGTGGCTGCTCATCCATCTCTAAGGCACTCATTTTGTGGATATGTTGGACTTCCACAAGATTTGTGTCACAGAGACGTGGATGCTAAGATGGATGCGTGATCTTACAAGATAGACAAGATAAGAAATGACCATATTTAGCAAAAAGTGCAAATAACACACGTcgatgataaaatgataagAAGTCACTTTGCGATGGTAAAGTAGTATTTTTTTCTTCCCTTTTCATGTGAGGCTGTATGTTGAATTGATAGGTTAGCAAATTCTGCACTGAGGGTGAGACATATTTGACATTTGAAATTCTAATCATTGGTCGATTAACCCCTGGACCTTTTGTATTTATAGCAAAAATGCTTGGtagttgtatttttttattgatgataagTTGAATATGTTGCACAGGGAGATTAATAAAGCGTTTTGCGGCTTCATGGATCAATGCAAGTGTCATCAGTATCAAGAGCTTTTCAAAGATGATCAAACTGTTAACACCACCGGTGGAAGGTCCATTGTTAATCTTCTGGTGGGATCCCCTTAATGTCCTTTTCTAAGTCTCCCTCATTTTGTTATTTCCTTTTGCTCCCCTTTCCCATCTCTATAggtatttcaattttttcatgatCTTAATTATCTCCAGCAGTCGCTTGGTCATACTTCAACTTCATCTCAAGCAACTGAGAGAACATCAGGGAATCAGTTAGTCAAAAATCAGGAGGGGCGCAGTTGTCAACCTTTAGACAATGTTCAGCATGAAATTGGGGTTGTGACCGGAAATTGGGGTTGTGGTGCTTTTGGAGGAGATCCTCAACTTAAAGCTATGCTTCAATGGATTGCTGCATCTCAGGTTGTTCACTTGTTCTTTCTCCTTGGACATTTTTATTTGGGAAGTATTGGCACATGGGGCGGGACAGAGCAGTTGCTTTTCACCTATTTGATATATATCTGGTGTCTTTTTCGTGGGATAAATGTATTTAGTGCTTTTTTTTCAATGTCTGGGCAcattctctttttctctcctttTAAGATGCATCATAGATTTTAACTTGAGTTTAATAATCTTTGAATTCTTGATACTGGTAATGGTTGTGTTTTTGCTACTTATGAAGTCTCTTAAACATTTAAAACCTTTTGGAAAGGGAACATGAATTTGATACTTGTTATAGTCTGTGCCTTTTTGCTACTTGTGAAGTGTCTTAGACATTTAAAAGTTTTTGGAAAGGGAACATTGAATCATGTAGACAGAAATAGAGGTGGTAAGAtgtcaaaatatcaaatatttccTACATTTCATTTTACATGTCTTAATTTGATTGGGCACAAATTTTAAGAAAGTAAGGAAGACTTATGAATCTCATGGTCTTAAAACTAACGATGTGTATATTATACCAAACTGCGTGTTGAATGTTGTGGACTTAAACAATGTCATGTGAGAAGTTGGAATTAAAGAATCATCAAAATATAGAAAGTGACATTCGTTTTTAAATAGACCAAAAAGGAACGTAAGGCATAAAAATTGAAAAGGAGGGAGTATCTTCTTTTGGATATGATATATAATTGCGCGCTTAATCTGCTTTTCCTTGTTCATTTCACTTTGAACATCTTCTTTCCTCTGtatttatcttcttctttttcgattaattttttttgactcCTTGCATCTCCTACAGGCAATGAGACCTTTCATCTTGTATTATACATTTGGTCTGGAAGCATTGCAGAAGCTGGACCAGGTACTGTCTGTCTGTCTGTCTGTCTATTAATTATTCTATAATTTGTCTGGTGCGAAGTTACATTCGACTTTGAACTGATATGTTTAATCCTAAGTACGTTTGCTGATTGATATTTGTCTTATTTCTTTGTTATGGTTTCTGAAAGTCTTGGAAGCTTACATCCGTGTGTGACATTTCTTTGTTGAAAACTTGGTGTAGGTGACTCAATGGATTGTTTCACATAAGTGGACTGCAGGGGAGCTTTGGAATGTATTGATGGAATACTCATCTCAGAGATTGAGGGAAGAAACTAGAGTAGGCTTCTTCAATTGGCTCCTTCCATCATTGTCTTCTCATGATGACAAGCTCAACGATTCCTATGATGATCGAACTTTTTCGTGCTGTTTAGCTTAATAATGTTAAGCTGGTCCTTGTATACACCATTtcattgtattgtattataagGTGAGGTGTGTCATCATGGTTCTATCTTTAGTTAGATGAAGTTCTAGTTGTTATTACACTTATAATCTAGTTAAGTAAGATACTTGTATATTGTATTGTGGTATAATTGATGGATTGATAGATATTTGAATTGGGTGAAAGGTATTGGAAGGAAGAAAAGCTATTTACTCCTAAGGTGTCCTAGTAAGAACCATAGGGTAATAATTTTATTTGGTTGGAAATTACAAGTTC
This Solanum dulcamara chromosome 1, daSolDulc1.2, whole genome shotgun sequence DNA region includes the following protein-coding sequences:
- the LOC129882625 gene encoding poly(ADP-ribose) glycohydrolase 1-like isoform X1; its protein translation is MEKREDLKSILPFLPLSLRSSSLFWPPPVAEALNDLSKGPNHSKIDSGEVFFIAISAIRKSLSLPTFSIDTSASHGFALFFDDLLPRAEAAKWFKEVVPQLANLLLRLPLLLETHYENADDHGVLKGVKTGLRLLESQKPGIAFLSQELIGALLACALFCLFPTSNRGAKYLPMVNFDHLFACLHDHYEEAFENKLKCIVHYFGRICSSMPVGYVSFERKVLSLEYSPSCISYPKEKLWSQSNISLCHFEISISGLIEDQSREAIEVDFANMYLGGGALVRGCVQEEIRFMINPELIAGMLFMPCMADNEAIEIVGMERFSSYTGYASSFRFNGDYVDKKDIDVLQRRKTRIVAIDALCHPGKSQYRLEGLLREINKAFCGFMDQCKCHQYQELFKDDQTVNTTGGRSIVNLLQSLGHTSTSSQATERTSGNQLVKNQEGRSCQPLDNVQHEIGVVTGNWGCGAFGGDPQLKAMLQWIAASQAMRPFILYYTFGLEALQKLDQVTQWIVSHKWTAGELWNVLMEYSSQRLREETRVGFFNWLLPSLSSHDDKLNDSYDDRTFSCCLA
- the LOC129882625 gene encoding poly(ADP-ribose) glycohydrolase 1-like isoform X2 — its product is MEKREDLKSILPFLPLSLRSSSLFWPPPVAEALNDLSKGPNHSKIDSGEVFFIAISAIRKSLSLPTFSIDTSASHGFALFFDDLLPRAEAAKWFKEVVPQLANLLLRLPLLLETHYENADDHGVLKGVKTGLRLLESQKPGIAFLSQELIGALLACALFCLFPTSNRGAKYLPMVNFDHLFACLHDHYEEAFENKLKCIVHYFGRICSSMPVGYVSFERKVLSLEYSPSCISYPKEKLWSQSNISLCHFEISISGLIEDQSREAIEVDFANMYLGGGALVRGCVQEEIRFMINPELIAGMLFMPCMADNEAIEIVGMERFSSYTGYASSFRFNGDYVDKKDIDVLQRRKTRIVAIDALCHPGKSQYRLEGLLREINKAFCGFMDQCKCHQYQELFKDDQTVNTTGGRSIVNLLSLGHTSTSSQATERTSGNQLVKNQEGRSCQPLDNVQHEIGVVTGNWGCGAFGGDPQLKAMLQWIAASQAMRPFILYYTFGLEALQKLDQVTQWIVSHKWTAGELWNVLMEYSSQRLREETRVGFFNWLLPSLSSHDDKLNDSYDDRTFSCCLA